In one window of Chryseobacterium sp. JV274 DNA:
- a CDS encoding M20/M25/M40 family metallo-hydrolase, translated as MKKVLLILLGIVVILAAVVLIKTYTYPFKKNDIGAGEGWKPVKNDSAVMRLSGGIKVPTVSTGSLGEFNYAPFDQFKTYLKISYPLVYQNTENVEVNQYGLVFRLKGSNPALEPILFLSHMDVVPPGDANIKNNEENIFRPDDKPAEPVAKVAEDWDFAPFSGAVANGRIYGRGAIDMKGMLFSLMESMNSMIKNKQIPQRDIYLAFGFDEEVGGQKGAIQIADYFKKKGLKFDAVYDEGGLIMRKGNVAGIDTDVAVVGCAEKGFLSAKIKVKGLGGHSSMPPMESAIGKAAVIMQRLEDDQMKPVITPLIKEFFNNIGGEMPFTTRMALANQWLLKPVLISQLTKNNTTNALVRTTTALTMMKGSDGTNVLSPEVEFVVNFRLLPGNSVKDVRDHIAKATEGFDVEVEEIDNTREASAISPTNTKAFKMIEAGVKEIHPGAIVTPYLTMAGTDAGKYEIVSKNVYRFMPIKINSAEQQSIHSTNEYLSIENYLKMIHYFEYVMKNYDK; from the coding sequence ATGAAAAAAGTTCTTTTAATCCTTCTGGGAATCGTTGTCATTCTGGCCGCTGTAGTATTGATTAAAACTTATACCTATCCGTTTAAGAAAAATGATATCGGAGCAGGTGAGGGATGGAAGCCTGTAAAAAATGACTCTGCAGTGATGAGACTTTCAGGAGGAATAAAGGTTCCAACCGTTTCTACAGGAAGTTTAGGTGAATTCAATTATGCCCCGTTTGATCAGTTCAAAACCTATTTAAAAATATCCTATCCATTAGTCTATCAGAACACAGAAAATGTTGAAGTAAACCAATATGGGTTGGTGTTCAGACTTAAAGGAAGCAATCCTGCCTTGGAACCCATTTTATTTCTTTCCCACATGGATGTTGTTCCGCCGGGAGATGCCAATATAAAGAATAATGAAGAAAATATATTCCGTCCGGATGATAAACCGGCAGAACCTGTTGCAAAAGTAGCGGAAGACTGGGATTTTGCCCCTTTTTCTGGAGCTGTAGCCAACGGAAGGATCTATGGAAGAGGTGCAATAGATATGAAAGGAATGTTGTTTTCTTTAATGGAATCTATGAATTCTATGATTAAAAATAAACAGATTCCACAACGCGATATTTATCTTGCTTTTGGTTTTGATGAAGAAGTAGGCGGACAAAAAGGAGCGATTCAGATTGCTGATTATTTTAAGAAAAAAGGATTGAAGTTCGATGCTGTTTACGACGAGGGCGGATTGATCATGAGAAAAGGAAATGTTGCAGGAATTGATACTGATGTTGCTGTCGTGGGATGTGCGGAAAAAGGCTTTCTTTCTGCAAAAATCAAAGTAAAAGGATTGGGCGGACATTCTTCTATGCCTCCAATGGAAAGTGCTATCGGGAAAGCAGCTGTTATTATGCAGCGTTTGGAAGATGATCAGATGAAGCCTGTTATCACACCATTAATCAAAGAGTTTTTTAATAATATAGGAGGTGAAATGCCTTTTACAACAAGAATGGCACTGGCCAATCAATGGCTTTTAAAACCTGTTTTGATTTCACAGCTCACCAAAAATAATACAACCAACGCATTGGTAAGAACAACCACAGCCCTGACAATGATGAAAGGTAGTGACGGTACCAACGTACTTTCTCCTGAAGTGGAATTTGTGGTGAATTTCAGATTACTTCCCGGAAATTCAGTGAAGGATGTAAGGGATCATATTGCTAAAGCAACCGAAGGTTTCGATGTTGAGGTAGAAGAAATTGACAATACAAGAGAAGCTTCCGCGATTTCTCCAACCAATACGAAAGCTTTTAAAATGATAGAAGCCGGAGTCAAGGAAATTCATCCCGGAGCGATTGTCACTCCATATCTTACCATGGCAGGAACAGATGCCGGAAAATATGAGATTGTGAGCAAAAATGTATACAGATTCATGCCGATCAAGATCAACAGTGCGGAACAGCAGAGTATCCATAGCACCAATGAATACCTCAGTATCGAAAACTACCTGAAAATGATTCATTACTTTGAGTATGTGATGAAGAATTATGATAAGTAG
- a CDS encoding asparaginase: MKRKVLLIYTGGTIGMEKDYETGSLRAFDFGNIFEKMPEMRLMECEVFVHPFAKPLDSSDMGPEEWRVIANYIHKNYNDYDGFLILHGTDTMSYTASALSFMLKGLRKPVIMTGSQLPIGDLRTDAKENLLTSLYYASLYENDEAVIQEVAIYFEYKLLRGNRTLKYSAEYFDAYASPNYPILGQSGVHLNIIKDNLFRCDPKVEFHVDEHISEDILFWRIFPGMHLSHFREIPKMKVLILQVFGSGTIFSSAKTQETLQEIRNNGTEIVVVSQCISGGISFGKYENSNIFSRIGAISGRDMTAETAITKAMHLIDNPSYSGSFADNFTRSLCGEITD, translated from the coding sequence ATGAAGCGAAAAGTCCTGCTTATCTATACCGGTGGAACCATCGGAATGGAAAAAGATTATGAAACCGGAAGTCTCCGTGCCTTTGATTTTGGTAATATATTTGAAAAGATGCCCGAAATGAGGCTCATGGAATGCGAAGTCTTCGTTCATCCTTTCGCCAAACCACTGGACTCATCGGATATGGGACCCGAAGAATGGAGAGTGATTGCTAATTATATTCACAAAAATTATAACGACTACGATGGTTTCCTCATTCTTCATGGAACAGATACTATGTCTTATACAGCATCTGCATTAAGTTTCATGCTAAAAGGGTTAAGAAAACCTGTAATCATGACCGGTTCACAGCTTCCTATTGGTGATCTGAGGACAGATGCCAAGGAAAATCTTCTGACCAGTCTTTATTATGCCAGTCTTTACGAGAACGATGAAGCGGTTATTCAGGAGGTTGCCATTTATTTTGAGTACAAATTATTAAGAGGAAACAGAACGTTGAAATATTCTGCTGAATATTTTGATGCCTATGCAAGTCCGAATTACCCTATTCTGGGACAATCCGGAGTTCACCTGAATATTATTAAAGATAATTTATTCCGTTGTGACCCGAAAGTAGAATTTCATGTGGATGAACATATTTCCGAAGATATTTTATTCTGGAGAATTTTTCCGGGAATGCACCTGAGTCATTTCAGAGAAATCCCTAAAATGAAGGTTCTTATTCTTCAGGTTTTCGGTTCAGGAACCATTTTCAGCAGTGCAAAAACTCAGGAAACGCTTCAGGAAATCAGAAATAACGGAACGGAAATCGTAGTGGTAAGCCAGTGTATTTCAGGAGGTATCTCATTCGGAAAGTATGAGAACAGCAATATTTTCTCCAGAATCGGAGCAATCAGCGGCAGGGATATGACTGCAGAAACGGCCATTACCAAAGCAATGCACCTTATTGATAACCCAAGCTACTCCGGAAGCTTTGCTGATAATTTCACCAGAAGCCTTTGTGGAGAAATTACGGATTAA
- a CDS encoding TrmH family RNA methyltransferase, whose product MQMSDLSQTYEYLKQFLTEERLAKIEHFSQESSDFVLPVVEDVYQFRNAAAIVRSVEACGFHKVVALQEEYSFEPNLRVTKGADTWVEVEKLPRNMESFQSIKDRGYKIVVVSLENNAKMLPEYEITEPIALVFGTEMEGVSQEILDFADETLAIPMYGFTRSFNVSVAASICMYELKQKLIKSDIDYKLNEEKLLRMKILWTVNSIRSGQQIFEKYLRENNIDWK is encoded by the coding sequence ATGCAGATGAGTGATTTATCGCAGACTTATGAATATTTAAAACAGTTTTTAACCGAAGAAAGACTGGCAAAAATTGAACATTTTTCGCAGGAAAGTTCAGACTTTGTGCTTCCGGTTGTAGAAGATGTCTATCAGTTTAGAAATGCAGCTGCAATTGTACGTTCTGTGGAGGCTTGCGGCTTTCATAAGGTAGTCGCTTTACAGGAAGAGTATAGTTTTGAACCCAATCTTCGGGTCACAAAGGGCGCAGATACCTGGGTTGAGGTAGAAAAGCTTCCCCGAAATATGGAATCTTTTCAGAGTATTAAAGACAGAGGATATAAAATTGTGGTGGTTTCATTAGAAAATAATGCTAAAATGCTGCCTGAATATGAAATTACAGAACCGATTGCTTTAGTTTTCGGAACTGAAATGGAAGGAGTTTCCCAGGAGATTTTAGACTTTGCGGATGAAACGCTGGCTATCCCGATGTATGGTTTTACAAGGAGCTTCAATGTTTCCGTAGCAGCTTCAATCTGTATGTATGAATTGAAACAGAAGCTGATCAAATCTGATATTGATTATAAATTAAACGAAGAAAAACTTTTAAGGATGAAAATCCTTTGGACAGTAAATTCAATAAGAAGCGGACAACAGATCTTTGAAAAATATCTGAGAGAAAATAATATTGACTGGAAATAA
- the tsaD gene encoding tRNA (adenosine(37)-N6)-threonylcarbamoyltransferase complex transferase subunit TsaD has translation MSDSIILGIESSCDDTSAAIIKGNSILSNIAANQAIHKEYGGVVPELASRAHQQNIIPVVEKSFSKANIQQNAISAIGFTRGPGLLGSLLVGTSFAKSLAMSLNVPLIEVNHLQAHILAHFIEDANPVPPTFPFLCLTVSGGHTMIVLVKDYFDMEIIGKTIDDAAGEAFDKIGKIFDLDYPAGPIIDRLAKEGNPDAFKFNKPKLENYDYSFSGIKTSVLYFIQKEVRKNPDFIKENLNDLCASVQKSIIEILMNKLEKAAQDLNVNKVAIAGGVSANSALRKAMEDNKEKLDWSIYIPKFEYTTDNAAMIAMVAKLKFERGEFTDLRTSATAKYDL, from the coding sequence ATGAGCGACTCTATAATTTTAGGTATTGAATCGTCCTGCGACGACACCTCAGCAGCTATCATCAAGGGAAATTCTATTCTTTCAAACATTGCCGCAAACCAGGCCATCCATAAAGAATATGGTGGTGTTGTCCCTGAACTGGCTTCACGGGCCCATCAGCAAAATATTATCCCCGTTGTTGAAAAATCTTTTTCTAAAGCAAATATACAACAAAATGCTATCTCTGCTATAGGATTTACTCGCGGACCGGGACTTTTAGGATCTCTTCTTGTAGGAACATCATTTGCTAAGTCTTTGGCTATGAGCCTGAATGTACCTTTAATTGAAGTAAATCATCTTCAAGCCCACATTCTGGCCCATTTCATCGAAGATGCAAATCCTGTGCCGCCTACTTTTCCATTCTTATGTCTTACGGTAAGTGGCGGACACACCATGATTGTACTGGTAAAAGACTATTTCGATATGGAAATTATCGGAAAAACCATTGATGATGCCGCAGGAGAAGCTTTTGATAAAATCGGAAAGATTTTTGATCTTGACTACCCTGCCGGACCTATCATTGACAGACTTGCCAAAGAAGGGAATCCTGATGCGTTTAAATTCAACAAACCGAAGCTGGAAAACTACGATTATTCTTTCAGCGGTATTAAAACTTCGGTACTGTATTTTATTCAGAAAGAAGTCAGAAAAAATCCGGATTTCATTAAGGAAAACCTAAATGATCTGTGTGCATCTGTACAGAAATCTATCATTGAGATTCTGATGAATAAACTTGAAAAAGCAGCCCAGGATCTCAACGTCAATAAAGTTGCTATTGCAGGTGGTGTATCTGCCAACTCTGCGCTGAGAAAAGCAATGGAAGACAACAAAGAAAAACTGGACTGGAGTATCTACATCCCCAAGTTTGAATATACCACAGATAATGCTGCGATGATTGCCATGGTAGCGAAACTGAAGTTTGAGAGAGGTGAATTTACAGATTTGAGAACTTCGGCAACAGCAAAATACGATTTATGA
- a CDS encoding FMN-dependent NADH-azoreductase: MKNILHIISSARGDLSYSNRLSSLILEKLLQQHTINKVIVRNLIKDVPPYADEVSIHEFYKHPALYDEQSKKLLSYANIIVEEVREADIIVIGTPVFNLGISTPLKAWLDQLIRAGVTYVFDEQWNRVGQFKGKKVYLAIASGGRNTEGTPDYISDYLKDVFRSYTGITDVETYRIEGTMEHGFTADYESILKDF; encoded by the coding sequence ATGAAGAATATTCTGCACATTATCTCCAGCGCGAGAGGAGATTTATCTTATAGCAACAGATTGAGTTCCCTCATTCTGGAAAAGCTTTTACAACAGCATACTATCAATAAAGTCATTGTACGGAATTTGATTAAAGATGTACCACCATATGCAGATGAAGTGTCAATTCATGAGTTTTATAAACATCCTGCATTATATGATGAACAAAGCAAAAAGCTTCTCTCCTATGCCAATATCATTGTGGAGGAAGTGCGTGAGGCTGATATTATTGTCATTGGAACTCCTGTTTTTAATCTTGGAATCTCCACTCCTTTGAAGGCATGGCTGGATCAGCTGATCCGGGCGGGAGTGACTTATGTTTTTGATGAACAATGGAATCGTGTGGGACAGTTTAAAGGTAAAAAAGTGTATCTGGCTATTGCTTCCGGCGGAAGAAATACTGAGGGAACTCCGGATTATATTTCTGATTATCTCAAAGATGTTTTCAGAAGTTATACGGGAATTACAGATGTCGAAACGTACCGCATAGAAGGAACTATGGAGCATGGGTTTACAGCAGATTATGAAAGTATTCTGAAAGATTTTTAA
- a CDS encoding DUF2490 domain-containing protein, protein MLNTKKIFAGLFLLGCIGTPIKAQISPPGLGDANNAFWGAFGVKRQLDSLGKKQALSYIAIGRKSSPDNHNLFSKQAIIVLNHEVYHSFAPHQQYSYAISYRRQPQYESTAPYDKENTEQEFRIYGRYAYTFDLGKKWKLKNTVRQEFRKFFDAGFHKVEEDFQFRTRIKSQLTYNLSPKNNQKLALSAEALFSISHLNEPDSQWGSFGYREMRIAAYYMFTIPNSPFTVDIGYMDDLIRDSRSIHHGGVHYLAADLIWNIPYRKR, encoded by the coding sequence ATGTTGAACACAAAGAAAATTTTTGCAGGATTATTTTTATTAGGATGTATAGGAACACCTATAAAAGCACAGATCAGCCCACCGGGATTAGGTGATGCCAATAATGCATTCTGGGGCGCCTTTGGAGTGAAACGACAGCTGGATTCTCTGGGAAAGAAACAGGCGTTGAGTTATATTGCCATCGGAAGAAAAAGCAGTCCAGATAATCATAATTTATTTTCAAAACAGGCTATTATTGTCTTAAATCACGAAGTGTATCATTCTTTTGCACCTCATCAGCAGTACAGCTATGCAATCAGCTACCGCCGACAGCCTCAATATGAAAGCACAGCTCCTTATGATAAAGAAAATACGGAACAGGAATTCAGAATTTACGGAAGATATGCATACACTTTTGACCTTGGAAAGAAATGGAAACTAAAAAATACAGTGCGGCAGGAATTCAGGAAATTTTTTGATGCAGGTTTTCATAAAGTAGAGGAAGACTTTCAGTTCAGAACCCGTATCAAGAGTCAATTAACCTATAATTTATCTCCTAAAAACAATCAAAAGCTGGCATTGAGTGCAGAAGCCTTATTTTCAATCAGCCATCTCAATGAACCTGATTCTCAATGGGGTTCTTTCGGGTATCGTGAAATGCGTATTGCAGCTTACTATATGTTCACAATCCCTAATTCGCCTTTTACCGTAGATATAGGATATATGGATGACCTGATCAGAGACAGCAGAAGCATTCATCATGGAGGGGTTCATTATCTGGCTGCAGACCTGATCTGGAATATTCCTTACAGAAAGAGATAG
- a CDS encoding RHS repeat-associated core domain-containing protein — MRISFGRNSTGALEITDANDYYPFGMNHLKTGNAFYGPGSYKNYKYNGKELQETGMYDYGARMYMSDLGRWGVIDPLAETSRRWSTYAYAFNNPLRFIDPDGKQGKDIIIMTANGSFKASKEVLYKTPEGRRLWDKYGTSKTEDIYINSKNFGSNSKTVATTLDDVGSMGFVKDGKIKIPEVYKNASVFDNLDVSQSGDKKIHLVALNENYFKDSSAERYTVTNTDDDGNQKSVSYSNYDLAESIYHEIKSHIEDSTGDADADHVKYGADSFKLIAPRAIGSPSDIITNQLLKVREQEKKKEKK, encoded by the coding sequence GTGAGAATAAGTTTCGGCAGAAACAGCACAGGTGCTCTTGAAATCACAGATGCTAATGATTATTACCCATTTGGGATGAATCACCTGAAGACTGGAAACGCATTCTATGGACCGGGAAGTTATAAGAATTATAAGTACAACGGGAAGGAGTTGCAGGAGACCGGCATGTATGATTATGGGGCAAGGATGTATATGAGTGACTTAGGAAGGTGGGGTGTTATTGACCCATTAGCGGAAACTTCCAGACGTTGGTCTACCTATGCTTATGCTTTTAACAACCCATTGAGGTTTATTGATCCAGATGGAAAACAGGGAAAAGACATTATTATTATGACAGCAAACGGTTCTTTTAAGGCTTCAAAAGAAGTTTTATATAAAACTCCTGAAGGAAGAAGGTTATGGGATAAGTATGGTACAAGTAAAACGGAAGATATTTATATAAACTCTAAAAATTTTGGTTCTAATTCTAAAACTGTTGCAACAACATTAGATGATGTTGGCTCTATGGGATTTGTAAAAGATGGCAAAATAAAAATTCCTGAAGTATATAAAAATGCATCAGTTTTTGATAATCTAGATGTATCTCAATCAGGAGATAAAAAAATTCATTTGGTAGCTTTAAATGAAAATTATTTTAAAGATAGTAGTGCTGAAAGATATACTGTGACAAACACTGATGATGATGGAAATCAAAAAAGCGTAAGTTATAGTAATTATGATTTAGCAGAAAGTATTTATCATGAAATAAAATCCCATATAGAAGACTCAACTGGTGATGCCGATGCCGATCACGTAAAATATGGTGCTGATTCATTCAAACTCATAGCCCCACGAGCTATAGGTTCCCCATCGGATATAATTACAAATCAACTTTTAAAAGTTAGAGAACAGGAAAAGAAAAAAGAAAAAAAATGA
- the map gene encoding type I methionyl aminopeptidase, giving the protein MSITNEDQMTGMQKVSEAVAYTLKKMMDYAKPGMTTKDLDEYGAKILVSFGAKSAPYLTYGFPGWTCISVDNEFCHGIPTDQRILEEGDLINIDVSAELGGYWADNGGSFVIGKDIHGHQKLVEASKDILRKAIDNIKGGVKIADIGHLMETEAKKRGLKVIKNLGGHGVGRSLHEQPDELLNYKNRYDTRRFKKNSVVAIETFISTSSNLAVELKDGWTMVGNKGGYMAQHEHTIVITDGKPIILTEMNGILN; this is encoded by the coding sequence ATGTCAATCACCAACGAAGATCAGATGACCGGAATGCAAAAAGTAAGTGAAGCCGTTGCTTATACGCTGAAAAAGATGATGGATTATGCTAAACCCGGCATGACTACAAAAGATCTTGATGAATACGGAGCCAAAATACTGGTAAGCTTCGGAGCAAAATCAGCTCCTTACCTGACGTATGGATTCCCAGGCTGGACTTGCATCAGCGTGGACAATGAATTCTGCCATGGTATTCCGACTGATCAGAGGATTTTGGAAGAAGGTGATCTGATCAATATTGACGTTTCTGCTGAACTGGGCGGATATTGGGCTGATAACGGTGGCTCTTTTGTCATTGGAAAAGATATTCATGGACATCAGAAATTGGTGGAAGCATCCAAAGATATTTTGAGAAAGGCTATTGATAACATAAAAGGTGGTGTGAAAATAGCAGACATAGGTCATTTAATGGAAACAGAAGCAAAGAAAAGAGGTCTTAAGGTCATTAAGAACCTTGGTGGCCATGGAGTAGGAAGAAGCTTACATGAACAGCCTGATGAATTACTGAACTACAAAAACCGTTATGACACCAGACGTTTTAAGAAAAACTCTGTGGTGGCTATTGAAACTTTTATTTCCACCTCTTCCAATCTTGCTGTAGAATTAAAAGACGGATGGACCATGGTAGGCAACAAAGGCGGTTATATGGCTCAGCACGAACACACCATTGTAATCACTGATGGAAAACCTATCATTCTAACCGAAATGAACGGAATCCTGAATTAA
- a CDS encoding RsmE family RNA methyltransferase, with the protein MKLFYGEITDHGVIINDEEQQHIVKVLRMRDGEDIHVTDGKGKLASGKLVIEGKKAGIEVSEIKESLPEFTPKLHIAIAPTKNIDRIEFFVEKAVEMGISEISIIVTEKTERKNINIDKIRKQAVAASKQSLRFHFPVINDTVKLTDFLKNTDPDHTFVAHCHENLERIDLKNIPQLKQLTFLIGPEGDFSEKEIAFLADNKVKAVSLGNQRLRTETAGVFVAAWNYYNMI; encoded by the coding sequence ATGAAACTATTTTACGGTGAAATAACGGATCACGGGGTCATCATCAATGATGAAGAACAGCAGCATATTGTGAAAGTACTTCGTATGAGAGATGGTGAAGACATTCATGTGACGGATGGAAAAGGAAAGCTGGCTTCAGGAAAACTGGTTATAGAAGGTAAAAAAGCAGGTATTGAGGTATCTGAAATCAAAGAAAGCCTGCCGGAATTCACTCCTAAACTTCATATTGCTATTGCTCCTACCAAGAATATCGACAGAATTGAATTCTTTGTGGAAAAGGCTGTAGAAATGGGTATTTCTGAGATCAGTATTATTGTAACGGAGAAAACCGAACGTAAAAATATTAATATTGATAAAATCAGAAAACAGGCTGTTGCTGCATCAAAACAGAGTCTGAGATTTCATTTTCCGGTCATCAATGACACTGTAAAACTGACGGACTTCTTGAAAAATACTGATCCTGACCATACGTTTGTAGCACACTGTCATGAAAATTTAGAAAGAATTGATCTTAAAAATATTCCTCAACTGAAACAGCTTACATTTTTAATAGGTCCTGAAGGTGATTTTTCTGAAAAGGAAATTGCATTTCTGGCAGACAATAAAGTAAAAGCTGTATCACTCGGAAATCAAAGGCTTAGAACAGAAACAGCAGGTGTTTTTGTCGCCGCATGGAATTATTATAATATGATATAG